One segment of Gordonia terrae DNA contains the following:
- a CDS encoding IS256 family transposase codes for MTDTLVAVEPSDEHDDGIVEVPADRSVDELEVARELVRQAREAGVRLTGPDGLLKAMTKTVLETALDEEMSEHLGYDKHDQRGRGSGNSRNGSRSKTVLTDACGQVEIDVPRDRAGTFEPQIVKKRQRRLTDVDEVVLSLYARGLTTGEISAHFADIYGAAVSKDTISRITDRVLEEMATWHARPLERVYAAVFIDAIHVKIRDGQVGPRPIYAAIGVDLAGHRDVLGMWAGEGDGESAKYWLAVLTELKNRGVADIFFLVCDGLKGLPQSVGAVFPDTVVQTCVIHLIRGTFRYAGRQHRDAIAKAIKPIYTAPTAAAAAEALDAFDAEWGHRYPAAIRLWRNAWQEFIPFLDYDIEVRKVICSTNAIESLNVRYRRAVRARGHFPNEQSALKCLYLVTRSLDPTGTGQKRWTMRWKPALNAFAITFADRMPASEDN; via the coding sequence ATGACCGACACTCTGGTGGCTGTGGAGCCATCTGATGAACACGATGACGGGATCGTCGAGGTGCCTGCGGACCGCAGCGTCGATGAACTTGAGGTAGCCCGCGAGCTGGTCCGCCAGGCCCGGGAGGCCGGGGTCCGCCTGACCGGTCCGGATGGGTTGCTCAAAGCGATGACCAAAACGGTGCTCGAGACGGCGCTCGATGAAGAGATGTCTGAGCATCTCGGTTACGACAAGCACGACCAGCGTGGTCGTGGGAGTGGCAACTCGCGCAACGGGTCTCGGTCGAAGACCGTGCTGACTGATGCGTGTGGGCAGGTCGAGATCGATGTCCCCCGGGACCGGGCGGGCACCTTCGAGCCGCAGATCGTGAAGAAGCGCCAACGCCGCTTGACTGATGTGGATGAGGTGGTGCTGTCGCTGTATGCCCGTGGGCTCACCACCGGTGAAATCAGCGCCCATTTCGCCGACATCTACGGTGCTGCGGTCTCCAAAGACACGATCAGCCGGATCACCGACCGGGTGCTCGAAGAGATGGCCACCTGGCATGCCCGTCCGCTCGAACGCGTCTACGCCGCGGTGTTCATCGACGCCATCCATGTCAAAATCCGCGATGGGCAGGTAGGGCCCCGGCCGATCTACGCCGCGATCGGGGTGGATCTGGCCGGGCATCGTGACGTGCTCGGGATGTGGGCAGGTGAAGGCGATGGTGAGTCGGCAAAGTACTGGCTGGCGGTGCTTACCGAGCTGAAGAACCGGGGTGTAGCCGACATCTTCTTCCTCGTCTGCGACGGGCTAAAAGGCCTGCCGCAATCGGTCGGGGCGGTCTTTCCCGACACGGTGGTGCAGACGTGTGTCATCCATCTGATCCGGGGCACATTCCGCTATGCCGGCCGCCAGCACCGCGATGCTATCGCCAAGGCGATCAAACCGATCTACACCGCCCCCACCGCTGCAGCCGCGGCCGAGGCGCTGGATGCGTTCGACGCCGAGTGGGGGCACCGGTACCCGGCAGCTATCCGGTTGTGGCGCAACGCATGGCAAGAATTCATACCGTTTCTCGACTACGACATCGAGGTCCGTAAGGTGATCTGCTCGACAAATGCGATCGAGTCACTCAACGTCCGCTACCGGCGCGCAGTGCGGGCTCGTGGGCATTTCCCGAACGAGCAATCGGCGCTAAAGTGCCTGTACCTGGTGACCCGGTCGCTCGACCCGACCGGCACCGGACAGAAACGATGGACAATGCGGTGGAAACCAGCACTCAACGCATTCGCCATCACCTTCGCCGACCGCATGCCGGCCAGCGAGGACAACTAA
- a CDS encoding potassium channel family protein: MNDVPGGPGPRDEGPPGTAASLGLVRGRELTVALLRPIGAAVVLLAGYFLLPIDKESDLNYLGLVVGAALLIAFCVWEVRKFAGSDRPVATAMEMLVALAGFYIVAFATTYFLFSEYDPGSFNESLTRVDALYFCLTVFTTTGFGDIAPDSQGARVAVSIQMASTLLLLGLGVRFLNLLVNQRRQATGR; this comes from the coding sequence GTGAACGACGTGCCCGGCGGACCCGGTCCGCGCGACGAGGGTCCGCCGGGTACGGCCGCATCACTGGGTCTGGTCCGGGGACGCGAACTCACGGTCGCCCTGCTGCGACCTATCGGAGCCGCTGTCGTCCTGCTCGCCGGGTATTTCCTGCTGCCCATCGACAAAGAGAGCGACCTGAACTATCTCGGGCTGGTCGTCGGGGCCGCGTTGCTGATCGCGTTCTGTGTCTGGGAGGTCCGCAAGTTCGCCGGTTCCGACCGACCCGTCGCGACCGCGATGGAGATGCTGGTGGCGCTGGCCGGGTTCTACATCGTCGCATTCGCGACGACGTATTTCCTGTTCTCCGAGTACGATCCCGGCAGTTTCAACGAGTCGCTCACCCGGGTCGACGCGCTGTACTTCTGCCTCACCGTGTTCACCACGACGGGTTTCGGCGACATCGCGCCGGATTCGCAAGGTGCGCGCGTCGCGGTGTCGATCCAGATGGCGAGCACCCTGCTGCTCCTCGGCCTGGGAGTGCGCTTCCTCAATCTGCTGGTGAACCAGCGACGCCAGGCCACCGGACGGTGA
- a CDS encoding NDMA-dependent alcohol dehydrogenase, translating into MKTKGAVLRNPGEEWKIEEFELGDPVAGEVQVKLVSSGLCHSDHHLRTGDSPAPMPVLGGHEGAGVVTKVGPGVTRLKEGDHVVTAFIPACGTCEPCSRGQQNICDEGARLLTGLSIADDTNRAYTHDGVPLVQMCMLGTFAPYITVNQASLVKIEDDIPLQAAALLGCGVATGWGSAVEIGGTHAGDTVVIVGIGGVGINSVQGAAAAGARNVIAVDPVPFKLQMAEKLGATHTFSSMEEALEAIGDITWGKMANTTILTVGEIDGSMIAPALALTGKAGQVVVVGMGNFQSMDAQMNLFDLTLMQKRVQGAIFGGASPRTQVPALLNEYRAGKLNLDDLVTQTYRLDQINEAYDDMLAGNNIRGMIVYGDDDY; encoded by the coding sequence ATGAAGACCAAAGGTGCAGTTCTGCGCAATCCGGGCGAAGAGTGGAAGATCGAGGAGTTCGAGCTCGGCGATCCGGTCGCGGGTGAAGTCCAGGTCAAACTCGTCAGCTCGGGTCTGTGCCACTCGGATCACCACCTGCGAACCGGCGACAGCCCGGCGCCGATGCCGGTACTCGGCGGTCACGAGGGTGCCGGTGTCGTGACCAAGGTGGGTCCAGGCGTCACCCGCCTCAAAGAAGGCGATCACGTCGTCACCGCGTTCATCCCCGCCTGCGGCACGTGTGAGCCGTGCTCGCGCGGCCAGCAGAACATCTGCGACGAGGGTGCGCGCCTGCTGACCGGTTTGTCCATCGCCGACGACACCAACCGCGCGTACACGCACGACGGGGTGCCCCTGGTGCAGATGTGCATGCTCGGTACGTTCGCGCCCTACATCACCGTCAACCAGGCGTCCCTGGTCAAGATCGAAGACGACATCCCCCTCCAGGCAGCCGCGCTGCTCGGCTGTGGTGTCGCCACCGGATGGGGGTCGGCTGTCGAGATCGGCGGAACCCACGCCGGCGACACCGTCGTCATCGTGGGCATCGGTGGCGTGGGCATCAACTCGGTGCAGGGAGCGGCGGCGGCCGGCGCGCGTAACGTCATCGCCGTCGACCCTGTGCCGTTCAAGCTGCAGATGGCCGAGAAGCTCGGTGCCACACACACCTTCTCGTCGATGGAGGAGGCGCTCGAGGCGATCGGCGACATCACCTGGGGCAAGATGGCCAACACCACCATCCTGACGGTCGGTGAGATCGACGGCTCGATGATCGCCCCGGCCCTCGCACTGACGGGCAAGGCGGGACAGGTCGTCGTGGTCGGTATGGGCAATTTCCAGTCGATGGACGCCCAGATGAACCTCTTCGACCTCACCCTCATGCAGAAGCGCGTGCAGGGCGCGATCTTCGGTGGCGCGAGCCCCCGTACCCAGGTTCCGGCGCTGCTCAACGAATACCGCGCCGGCAAGCTCAATCTCGACGATCTGGTGACCCAGACCTACCGTCTCGATCAGATCAACGAGGCGTACGACGACATGCTGGCGGGCAACAACATCCGCGGCATGATCGTCTACGGCGACGACGACTACTGA
- a CDS encoding R2-like ligand-binding oxidase, protein MTLIEHKAEGRQDFSSLRQGGLNWDSFPLRLFVKGNARFWDPAAIDFSQDAQDWVELTDEQRRSATYLVSQFIAGEEAVTQDIQPFMKAMATEGRFGDEMYLSQFCFEEAKHTQVFRRWMDAVGLTGDLQGFVSANPYYHQLFYEELPASLRVLDHDPSPRNQIRASVTYNHVIEGSLALTGYHAWQKVCTRYGIFPGMQKLIRFIGDDERRHMAWGTFTCRRHVAADDTLWDAVGERMNELLPLALGMIEWVNQQFEVQPFGLDNDEFLAYAADRAQRRLSAIESARGRPVAEIDLDYSPEVLEDEFGEDDAVRLQR, encoded by the coding sequence ATGACTCTCATCGAACACAAGGCGGAGGGCCGGCAGGACTTCTCCTCGTTGCGGCAGGGCGGTCTCAACTGGGACTCGTTTCCGTTGCGGCTCTTCGTGAAAGGCAACGCCCGGTTCTGGGACCCGGCAGCCATCGACTTCTCCCAGGACGCACAGGACTGGGTCGAGCTCACCGACGAGCAGCGCCGGAGCGCCACCTACCTGGTGAGTCAGTTCATCGCGGGCGAGGAAGCGGTGACCCAGGACATCCAGCCGTTCATGAAGGCGATGGCGACCGAGGGCCGCTTCGGCGACGAGATGTATCTGTCGCAGTTCTGCTTCGAGGAGGCCAAACACACCCAGGTGTTCCGGCGATGGATGGACGCCGTCGGCCTCACCGGCGACCTCCAGGGCTTCGTCAGTGCGAATCCCTACTATCACCAGTTGTTCTACGAGGAGTTGCCGGCGTCGCTGCGCGTCCTCGACCACGACCCCTCGCCGCGGAACCAGATCCGCGCCAGCGTCACCTACAACCACGTGATCGAGGGCAGCCTGGCGCTCACCGGCTACCACGCCTGGCAGAAGGTGTGCACGAGGTACGGGATCTTCCCCGGGATGCAGAAGCTCATCCGGTTCATCGGCGACGACGAGCGCCGGCACATGGCGTGGGGAACGTTCACTTGTCGGCGGCACGTCGCGGCCGACGACACACTGTGGGATGCCGTCGGCGAACGCATGAACGAACTGCTGCCACTCGCACTCGGCATGATCGAGTGGGTCAACCAGCAGTTCGAGGTCCAGCCCTTCGGGCTCGACAACGACGAGTTCCTGGCCTACGCCGCCGACCGCGCCCAGCGCCGGCTCTCGGCGATCGAGTCCGCCCGGGGACGTCCGGTCGCCGAGATCGACCTCGACTACTCCCCCGAGGTGCTCGAAGACGAGTTCGGCGAGGACGATGCCGTCCGCCTGCAGAGGTGA
- a CDS encoding ATP-binding cassette domain-containing protein produces MSAGLDGVTVEIVARNRWNRAAVRVLDDVTLPLPAGSMTALVGESGCGKSMVASVLSGLLPPGSVPTGRLRIGGEVFTDRELAGADRRWRGLRGRRIGSIPQSASTSFTPVRSVGAQLDEVIGILDGSRDAVELCRRVHLDPAALRLYPHELSGGMAQRAAIAAALAGDPDTIVADEPTSALDAELAADIWELLAEAASAGAAVLVITHDVETMRRGCDSVAVMRAGRIVDHRRLDEIVASDDAYVAGFFERVP; encoded by the coding sequence GTGAGCGCCGGACTCGACGGGGTGACGGTGGAGATCGTGGCCCGGAATCGGTGGAACCGGGCAGCAGTCCGAGTGCTCGACGACGTGACGCTGCCCTTGCCGGCCGGGTCGATGACCGCACTGGTGGGTGAGTCCGGCTGCGGCAAGTCGATGGTCGCGTCGGTCCTGTCCGGTCTGCTCCCGCCGGGGTCCGTGCCGACGGGTCGACTGCGGATCGGCGGCGAGGTGTTCACCGATCGTGAACTCGCCGGCGCGGACCGCCGGTGGCGAGGACTTCGCGGGCGCCGCATCGGCTCCATTCCCCAGTCGGCGTCGACCTCGTTCACGCCTGTGCGCAGTGTCGGCGCGCAGCTGGACGAGGTGATCGGCATTCTCGACGGGTCCCGGGATGCCGTCGAGCTGTGCCGACGCGTGCACCTCGACCCCGCCGCACTCCGGTTGTATCCGCACGAGCTGTCCGGCGGGATGGCGCAGCGCGCCGCGATCGCCGCAGCCCTGGCCGGTGATCCGGACACGATCGTCGCCGACGAGCCGACCTCGGCGCTCGACGCCGAACTCGCAGCCGACATCTGGGAGCTCCTCGCCGAAGCCGCGAGTGCCGGCGCGGCGGTGCTCGTGATCACCCACGACGTCGAGACGATGCGGCGCGGGTGCGATTCGGTGGCGGTCATGCGCGCGGGACGGATCGTCGATCATCGTCGGCTCGATGAGATCGTTGCCTCCGACGACGCCTATGTCGCCGGGTTCTTCGAAAGAGTGCCGTGA
- a CDS encoding M13 family metallopeptidase, protein MERVTASNTDLSSGLDLEWVDDSVRVQDDLFAHVNGKWLESHVIPDDRSVDGAFHVLRDNSEENVRDIITDCASSNPESGSDEQKIGDLYASFMDTDHIEALGIGPITGELEKIAAIDSLEALARRIGRLQRHGTGGLIGYYVDTDAKQSDRYLVHLTQSGLGLPDESYYREDKHAETRTAYVAHVERMFKLAGFDAAAARAATVLDLETAIAAQHWDVVRRRDAELTYNLMSLDELSTTADGFPFSEWFGGLGTSGDATFAEVVVAQPSFLSGVAGLLTDRPLDEWKTWLTWRLVHSAASYLSAPFVDENFDFYGRILTGAEANRDRWKRGVGFVEAAMGFAVGKLYVAKHFPPEAKARMDELIANLVEAYRRNISDLPWMTPATREKALVKLGKFTPKIGYPAKWRDYSSLSVDRGDLIGNVARSASFEQDREFAKIGSPVDHDEWFMTPQTVNAYYNPGMNEIVFPAAILQPPFFDPDADNAVNYGGIGAVIGHEIGHGFDDQGAKYDGDGNLVDWWTDTDRTEFSSRTRKLIDQYGEFTPTGLDPEHKVNGDFTIGENIGDLGGLSIGLVAYQIANEASGAEPPIIDGLTGTQRVFYSWAQIWRTKTRDAEAIRRLSIDPHSPPEFRCNGVVRNMDAFYDAFDVEPGDSLYLDPAERVRIW, encoded by the coding sequence ATGGAGCGCGTGACTGCATCGAATACCGACCTCAGCTCCGGACTCGACCTCGAGTGGGTCGACGATTCCGTCCGCGTCCAGGACGACTTGTTCGCTCACGTCAACGGCAAGTGGCTCGAGTCGCACGTCATCCCCGACGACCGTTCCGTCGACGGCGCCTTCCACGTGCTGCGCGACAACTCCGAGGAGAACGTGCGCGACATCATCACCGACTGCGCCTCGTCGAACCCGGAGAGCGGTTCCGACGAGCAGAAGATCGGCGACCTGTACGCGTCGTTCATGGACACCGACCACATCGAGGCCCTCGGGATCGGCCCGATCACGGGCGAACTGGAGAAGATCGCGGCCATCGACTCGCTCGAGGCGCTCGCCCGGCGGATCGGACGGTTACAGCGCCACGGCACCGGTGGCCTCATCGGTTACTACGTCGACACGGATGCGAAGCAGTCCGACCGATACCTCGTGCACCTGACGCAATCCGGTCTCGGACTTCCCGACGAGTCCTACTACCGGGAGGACAAGCACGCCGAGACCAGGACGGCGTACGTCGCGCACGTCGAGCGCATGTTCAAGCTCGCCGGATTCGACGCCGCCGCCGCCCGGGCCGCGACGGTCCTCGACCTCGAGACGGCCATCGCCGCTCAGCACTGGGATGTGGTCCGGCGCCGCGATGCCGAGCTCACGTACAACCTCATGTCGCTCGACGAGTTGAGCACCACCGCAGACGGTTTCCCGTTTTCGGAGTGGTTCGGCGGCCTGGGCACCAGCGGTGACGCGACCTTCGCCGAGGTCGTCGTCGCGCAGCCGTCGTTCCTGTCGGGCGTCGCCGGCCTCCTCACGGATCGCCCCCTCGACGAGTGGAAGACCTGGCTGACCTGGCGGCTCGTGCATTCGGCCGCGTCGTACCTGTCCGCACCGTTCGTCGACGAGAACTTCGACTTCTACGGTCGGATCCTGACCGGCGCGGAGGCCAACCGCGACCGGTGGAAGCGGGGCGTCGGGTTCGTCGAGGCCGCGATGGGATTCGCGGTCGGCAAACTCTATGTGGCCAAGCATTTCCCGCCCGAGGCCAAGGCACGGATGGACGAGCTGATCGCCAACCTGGTCGAGGCCTACCGCCGCAACATCTCCGACCTGCCGTGGATGACCCCGGCGACCCGGGAGAAGGCGCTGGTCAAGCTCGGCAAGTTCACCCCCAAGATCGGCTACCCGGCCAAGTGGCGCGACTACAGCTCGTTGAGCGTCGACCGCGGCGACCTCATCGGGAACGTCGCCCGGTCCGCGTCGTTCGAGCAGGACCGCGAGTTCGCCAAGATCGGCTCACCGGTCGACCACGACGAATGGTTCATGACCCCGCAGACGGTCAACGCCTACTACAACCCCGGCATGAACGAGATCGTGTTCCCGGCCGCGATCCTGCAGCCGCCTTTCTTCGACCCCGACGCCGACAACGCGGTCAACTATGGCGGCATCGGCGCGGTCATCGGTCACGAGATCGGGCACGGATTCGACGATCAGGGCGCGAAGTACGACGGTGACGGCAACCTCGTCGACTGGTGGACCGACACCGACCGCACCGAGTTCTCCTCCCGGACACGCAAACTCATCGACCAATACGGTGAGTTCACCCCGACCGGACTCGATCCCGAGCACAAGGTCAACGGCGACTTCACCATCGGTGAGAACATCGGTGACCTCGGCGGATTGTCGATCGGACTCGTCGCGTACCAGATCGCGAACGAGGCAAGCGGGGCCGAACCGCCGATCATCGACGGCCTGACCGGAACACAGCGCGTGTTCTACAGCTGGGCGCAGATCTGGCGGACCAAGACCCGAGATGCCGAAGCCATCCGGCGCCTCTCGATCGACCCGCACTCGCCGCCGGAGTTCCGATGCAACGGCGTCGTCCGCAACATGGACGCGTTCTACGACGCCTTCGACGTCGAGCCCGGGGACTCGCTGTACCTGGACCCCGCCGAACGCGTGCGGATCTGGTGA
- a CDS encoding dihydrolipoyl dehydrogenase family protein produces MDATFDVVVIGGGPVGENVADYAIRGSDRTAAVIEHELMGGECSYWACMPSKALLGPGSALEEARALAGARERVSGELPDAAGVLGWRDTVTGRREGPGATHDDAGQVRWAEGAGIDVIRGHGRISGERQVTVGDTVLTAREAVVVATGSTASIPPTPGLADALPWTSRDATNLVDVPDRVLVLGGGVVACEAVTWLLDLGVREVVMAIRGDRLLPKMESFVPQLIAESFTRRGVDIRFGTTIESVDRPDVAATGYGRIHGGPATVHLAGDGAGRIVVDEILVAAGRSPATRDLGLESVGLEAGGPLRVDDHLTVADHPWLYAVGDVNGRNALTHMGKYQARVAGDVIAARAEGRGLDGPRFAAASDHGAVPQVVFTRPEIAAVGLTERQAKDAGVDVRIADGDISVAGSYLTDPEYSGHARLVVDASRDILVGATFVGPQTAELVHSATVAIVGEVPLSRLWHAVPSYPTISEVWLRLLDQLR; encoded by the coding sequence ATGGATGCAACCTTCGACGTCGTCGTGATCGGTGGCGGTCCGGTGGGCGAGAACGTCGCCGACTACGCGATCCGGGGCAGTGATCGAACCGCTGCCGTCATCGAGCACGAACTCATGGGCGGTGAGTGCTCGTACTGGGCGTGTATGCCGAGCAAGGCGCTGCTGGGTCCGGGGTCGGCGCTCGAGGAGGCTCGTGCCCTGGCGGGCGCGCGTGAACGTGTGAGCGGGGAACTGCCCGACGCCGCCGGCGTCCTCGGGTGGCGCGACACCGTGACCGGGCGTCGCGAGGGACCCGGTGCCACGCACGACGACGCCGGTCAGGTGCGGTGGGCGGAAGGTGCGGGTATCGACGTGATCCGCGGACACGGGCGGATCTCGGGGGAGCGCCAGGTGACCGTCGGTGACACGGTGTTGACGGCGCGCGAGGCAGTGGTCGTCGCAACCGGCAGCACGGCGTCGATCCCGCCGACGCCGGGTCTGGCGGACGCGCTCCCCTGGACGTCCCGCGACGCGACGAATCTCGTCGACGTACCGGATCGCGTCCTGGTCCTCGGCGGCGGCGTGGTGGCCTGCGAGGCGGTGACCTGGTTGCTCGATCTCGGGGTGCGTGAGGTCGTGATGGCCATCCGGGGCGACCGGCTACTACCCAAGATGGAGTCGTTCGTCCCGCAGCTGATCGCGGAGTCGTTCACCCGTCGCGGCGTCGACATCCGGTTCGGCACGACGATCGAGTCCGTCGATCGGCCCGACGTCGCCGCCACGGGCTACGGACGCATCCACGGCGGGCCCGCGACCGTCCACCTTGCCGGGGACGGGGCCGGCAGGATCGTCGTCGACGAGATCCTGGTGGCCGCGGGACGCTCGCCCGCGACGCGGGATCTGGGTCTCGAGTCGGTGGGTCTCGAGGCGGGCGGCCCGCTCCGCGTCGACGACCACCTGACGGTGGCGGACCATCCGTGGCTCTACGCGGTGGGAGATGTGAACGGCCGTAATGCGTTGACGCACATGGGCAAGTACCAGGCGCGGGTGGCCGGCGACGTGATCGCCGCGCGCGCGGAGGGCCGCGGCCTGGACGGCCCACGGTTCGCCGCGGCCTCGGACCATGGCGCGGTTCCGCAGGTGGTGTTCACCCGGCCGGAGATCGCAGCGGTCGGCCTGACCGAGAGACAGGCGAAGGACGCCGGGGTCGACGTGCGGATCGCCGACGGGGACATCTCGGTCGCGGGGTCGTATCTGACCGATCCGGAGTACTCGGGCCACGCCCGTCTCGTCGTCGACGCGAGCCGCGACATCCTCGTGGGGGCGACGTTCGTGGGGCCGCAGACAGCGGAACTCGTGCATTCGGCGACCGTGGCGATCGTCGGTGAGGTCCCGCTGTCGCGGCTGTGGCACGCGGTCCCGTCGTATCCGACGATCAGTGAGGTGTGGCTGCGGCTGCTCGATCAGCTGCGATGA
- a CDS encoding HNH endonuclease signature motif containing protein, with product MFRYLGVMPELATLLDRLIETTPPADDRTGRETLDALDTWRLIRNLADHQIVAHAAQLDDLGVAQKAGSTTKKLLIESGHAPAAAHRTMRSVDALPILPALSRHAADGRLSSEIVDAIVRGMNQIEKCCAECISDDDRSRCEIELIAQALSGATPTKVLKHARAIANTLAGAADSGIIPAADDASLNAVNARTTDDGRVEVRADLTQVVGEKFMAMIDERSCPRPEPDGAEDRRTAEQRRADAFELILDQAAIGATLDTVGSPRTQLMLTIPATGDLATLPWTGSVSQATAKEVSCDGSLTEIILDSQGVPLQMGHTHRLYPAHLRKAVIVRDACCVKCGAPPSHTQVHHIRPWADGGPTDLDNGCLLCQRCHTQVHHHGWDIVMGFDRHPWLVPPATMDPRRRPLPAYNRRTMRLDDAA from the coding sequence ATGTTCCGGTACCTTGGAGTCATGCCAGAGCTAGCCACTCTCCTCGATCGACTCATCGAGACCACCCCACCCGCCGACGACCGAACAGGCAGAGAAACTCTCGACGCCCTCGACACGTGGCGCCTGATCCGAAACCTTGCCGATCATCAGATCGTCGCGCACGCAGCACAACTCGACGACCTCGGCGTAGCACAGAAAGCCGGTAGCACCACCAAGAAGTTACTGATCGAGAGCGGCCACGCACCCGCCGCCGCCCACCGCACCATGCGAAGTGTCGATGCTCTGCCCATTTTGCCGGCGCTGTCCCGTCATGCCGCCGACGGGCGACTGTCCAGCGAAATCGTCGACGCCATTGTTCGCGGCATGAACCAGATCGAGAAGTGCTGCGCCGAATGTATTTCCGACGACGATCGCTCACGGTGCGAGATCGAACTCATCGCGCAAGCGCTCTCGGGCGCGACTCCGACAAAAGTACTCAAGCACGCCCGGGCCATCGCCAACACACTCGCCGGCGCCGCTGACAGCGGGATCATCCCAGCGGCCGACGATGCGAGCCTGAACGCGGTCAACGCACGCACCACCGATGACGGCCGCGTCGAGGTGCGCGCCGACCTCACCCAGGTGGTCGGTGAGAAGTTCATGGCGATGATCGACGAACGGTCCTGTCCGCGGCCCGAACCCGACGGCGCCGAGGACCGGCGCACCGCCGAGCAACGCCGCGCCGACGCTTTCGAGTTGATCCTCGACCAAGCCGCGATCGGCGCTACCCTCGACACCGTTGGTTCCCCGCGCACCCAACTGATGTTGACCATTCCCGCGACCGGAGACCTGGCGACGCTGCCGTGGACCGGATCGGTCAGCCAAGCGACCGCCAAAGAGGTGTCGTGCGACGGCTCGCTGACCGAGATCATTCTCGACAGTCAGGGCGTACCGCTGCAGATGGGTCACACCCACCGGTTGTATCCGGCACACTTACGCAAGGCGGTCATCGTCCGCGACGCGTGTTGCGTCAAATGTGGTGCGCCGCCGTCCCATACGCAGGTGCATCACATCAGGCCGTGGGCCGACGGCGGTCCCACCGACCTCGACAACGGGTGTCTGCTGTGCCAGCGCTGCCACACCCAGGTCCACCACCACGGCTGGGACATCGTCATGGGTTTCGACCGACACCCCTGGCTCGTGCCACCCGCGACCATGGACCCACGCCGCCGACCGTTGCCCGCCTACAACCGACGCACTATGCGACTCGACGACGCCGCCTGA
- a CDS encoding ABC transporter ATP-binding protein, whose amino-acid sequence MTVGDLLVGTGLSAHFGDTVVFEGLDVGVGAGTVTGVVGRSGSGKTTLLRVLAGFAAPAAGRVAWPGGRRPGDIALLAQHPRLVTNPRWTLRRIVAEPAAIARRDCDVERAATRVGLDPALLDRYPSQVSDGQLQRACLGRLVVQQPRVVLCDEPTAMLDPVAARAVASLLDDLVADGAGLLLVSHDRRLVGSRSRDVIDLDQR is encoded by the coding sequence GTGACCGTCGGTGACCTGCTCGTCGGTACGGGGTTGAGCGCTCACTTCGGCGATACGGTCGTGTTCGAGGGCCTCGACGTCGGTGTCGGCGCCGGAACGGTCACCGGAGTGGTCGGGCGGTCGGGGAGCGGCAAGACGACGCTGCTGCGCGTCCTCGCGGGGTTCGCCGCGCCGGCTGCCGGAAGAGTCGCGTGGCCGGGCGGGCGTCGCCCCGGCGACATCGCCCTCCTCGCCCAGCATCCGCGCCTCGTCACCAACCCGCGATGGACGTTGCGCCGGATCGTTGCCGAACCCGCGGCGATCGCGAGACGCGACTGTGACGTCGAACGTGCCGCGACCCGCGTCGGGCTCGACCCGGCGCTGCTCGACCGCTACCCGTCACAGGTGAGCGACGGTCAACTCCAGCGAGCGTGTCTCGGCAGGCTCGTGGTGCAACAGCCGCGGGTCGTGCTGTGCGACGAACCGACCGCGATGCTGGACCCGGTCGCCGCGCGCGCCGTGGCCTCGCTGCTCGACGACCTCGTCGCCGACGGCGCAGGACTGCTCCTGGTGAGCCACGACCGGCGGCTAGTGGGTTCGCGCAGCCGGGACGTCATCGACCTCGACCAGCGGTGA